One Paracidovorax avenae ATCC 19860 genomic region harbors:
- a CDS encoding DUF2169 family type VI secretion system accessory protein, which translates to MDVENHSPFPHMVIEKATTKGRFFDVVIVAGSFTLAHGQPVLAMDEQMPIQCVDRYVGAPESTPFLEETHLVVGKQRTDVHVLGHARPLDGKPATHWPIGVRVGPLTKTAQVTGLRAWHWTPLRGWHLTKPEPTTAVPLHAGMAYGGAVRRARYRGPATDDIHDAQAFDTYQPNPVGRGYVGDAELDRAQFYLAPQIEDVQKPLRDIRERLAPVCFGPVPRWNPQRARHAGTYDDAWRAEHFPYLPPDFDFAFYQSAQPDLIANGWLQGDEPITLIGCDATGRIDTQLPGIQLLALLTDEDGLTQPTPLRLDTVTIDLDAQSVQLVWRRAVPKEWGLRKVMLAAIPAGPAQRGTEQRIHIHRGHSPAEVVNG; encoded by the coding sequence ATGGACGTCGAAAACCACAGCCCGTTCCCGCACATGGTCATCGAGAAAGCGACCACCAAAGGCCGCTTCTTCGATGTCGTCATCGTCGCGGGCAGTTTCACCCTCGCGCACGGGCAGCCCGTGCTGGCCATGGATGAGCAAATGCCCATCCAGTGCGTGGACCGCTACGTCGGCGCGCCCGAGAGCACGCCGTTCCTGGAGGAAACCCACCTCGTTGTCGGCAAGCAGCGCACGGACGTGCATGTGCTCGGCCACGCCCGACCCCTGGACGGCAAGCCCGCGACGCACTGGCCCATCGGCGTGCGCGTCGGGCCCCTCACCAAGACCGCGCAGGTCACCGGCCTGCGTGCGTGGCACTGGACGCCGCTGCGCGGCTGGCACCTGACGAAGCCCGAACCGACGACCGCCGTGCCCCTGCACGCGGGGATGGCGTACGGCGGCGCGGTACGCCGTGCCCGGTACCGCGGGCCGGCCACCGACGACATCCACGATGCCCAGGCCTTCGACACCTACCAGCCCAATCCGGTGGGCCGGGGCTATGTGGGCGACGCCGAACTGGACCGGGCCCAGTTCTATCTGGCACCCCAGATCGAGGATGTGCAGAAGCCGCTGCGCGACATCCGCGAGCGGCTCGCGCCCGTGTGCTTCGGTCCGGTGCCGCGCTGGAACCCGCAGCGCGCCCGCCATGCCGGCACCTACGACGACGCATGGCGTGCGGAGCACTTCCCGTACCTGCCGCCGGATTTCGATTTCGCGTTCTACCAGTCCGCGCAGCCCGACCTGATCGCGAACGGATGGCTGCAAGGGGATGAGCCCATCACGTTGATCGGCTGCGACGCCACGGGCCGCATCGATACCCAGTTGCCGGGCATCCAGCTACTGGCGCTACTCACGGACGAAGACGGGCTGACCCAGCCCACGCCGCTGCGGCTGGACACGGTGACCATCGACCTCGATGCGCAATCGGTGCAACTGGTCTGGCGCCGTGCCGTGCCCAAGGAATGGGGACTGCGCAAGGTGATGCTGGCGGCCATCCCTGCCGGGCCGGCGCAGCGCGGCACCGAGCAGCGGATTCACATCCATCGCGGCCATTCCCCTGCCGAGGTGGTGAATGGCTAA
- a CDS encoding PAAR-like domain-containing protein, which yields MAKKHIACAEAVWRAICTAPDVCKVGDTPVPFDSFRDLSNQLRTSPNVYARGKPVYRLTDWVRGTDANAGKGVVSQTSQQPGHVRLIGDNTSVKVNGLVCARHDTVVQMNVGPGGPNTVGKLVTEQGEPAGTVKNGKLPCNDPPKTSDRLQKLEKLKQELSFMDPDQLDKIVQFDELNKMADGGIASINVKDEGGWSTAGNYGTQALRGVLGFVKDLGVGIGELAYTVGKKVNIAGAIHSNLDAAILAENIVLGNVCLASVKEGAAAAVNEVIKPVTEPWKKGDYVESVTRGGLEIGTAVFAIGDVAKAAQGAKAASAAAKASEAAKAAEAAKAAEAARAAEAAKAAEAAKAAEAARAAEAAKAAEGGEAADAAKAGDAAKDNGVKIKQLTSNEKAAIGEKNGHETLVDHKLEPVGKTDGVYEVGKNGIDGVYKNPNPPPDYVVAEFKYGKAQLEKNLADGTNQMDDKWVEKKLMDKVGEEEAAKIIDAMNQGKVEKWLVRTAEDGTTTATKIGADGNVIRGKAGKVPGFKD from the coding sequence ATGGCTAAGAAGCATATCGCCTGTGCGGAGGCCGTGTGGCGGGCCATCTGCACTGCGCCTGACGTGTGCAAGGTGGGCGACACGCCGGTTCCATTCGACAGCTTTCGCGATCTGTCGAACCAGTTGCGGACGTCGCCGAATGTCTATGCGCGCGGGAAGCCCGTGTATCGGCTCACGGATTGGGTGCGCGGTACCGACGCGAATGCCGGCAAGGGCGTGGTATCGCAGACCTCCCAGCAGCCGGGGCATGTCCGGCTGATCGGCGACAACACGAGCGTGAAGGTGAACGGGCTGGTCTGCGCGCGGCACGACACCGTGGTACAGATGAACGTCGGGCCCGGTGGGCCCAACACGGTGGGCAAGCTCGTCACGGAGCAGGGGGAGCCCGCCGGGACCGTCAAGAACGGCAAGCTGCCCTGTAATGACCCGCCCAAGACGTCCGACAGGCTGCAGAAGCTTGAGAAGCTCAAGCAGGAACTGAGCTTCATGGATCCGGACCAGCTCGACAAGATCGTGCAGTTCGACGAACTGAACAAGATGGCGGACGGCGGCATCGCCTCGATCAACGTCAAGGACGAAGGCGGCTGGTCCACGGCGGGCAACTACGGCACCCAGGCCTTGCGTGGCGTGCTGGGCTTCGTGAAGGACCTCGGGGTAGGCATCGGGGAGCTTGCCTACACCGTGGGCAAAAAGGTCAACATCGCGGGCGCTATTCACAGCAACCTGGATGCAGCGATCCTGGCGGAGAACATCGTCCTGGGCAATGTCTGCCTGGCGTCCGTCAAGGAAGGTGCGGCGGCGGCCGTGAACGAAGTCATCAAGCCCGTGACCGAGCCATGGAAAAAGGGTGACTACGTCGAGTCCGTGACCCGTGGTGGCCTGGAGATCGGCACTGCCGTCTTTGCGATTGGCGATGTTGCGAAGGCGGCCCAAGGTGCCAAAGCCGCGAGCGCGGCCGCCAAGGCTTCTGAGGCAGCCAAGGCAGCGGAGGCAGCCAAGGCAGCGGAGGCAGCCAGGGCGGCGGAGGCAGCTAAGGCGGCGGAGGCAGCCAAAGCCGCAGAAGCAGCCAGGGCCGCGGAGGCGGCGAAGGCGGCTGAAGGCGGGGAAGCTGCCGATGCAGCGAAAGCAGGCGACGCTGCCAAAGACAATGGCGTCAAGATCAAGCAGCTAACGAGCAACGAGAAGGCCGCTATCGGCGAAAAGAACGGACACGAAACGTTGGTCGACCACAAGTTGGAGCCTGTCGGAAAAACGGATGGTGTCTACGAGGTTGGGAAGAACGGTATTGATGGTGTCTACAAAAACCCCAATCCTCCTCCAGATTACGTTGTCGCAGAATTCAAGTATGGTAAGGCTCAGCTGGAGAAGAATCTGGCTGATGGCACGAATCAGATGGACGACAAGTGGGTTGAAAAGAAACTGATGGACAAAGTTGGTGAAGAGGAGGCTGCAAAAATAATAGACGCCATGAACCAGGGTAAAGTAGAGAAGTGGCTGGTTCGGACTGCCGAAGATGGCACTACGACTGCTACTAAAATCGGCGCCGATGGAAATGTCATCAGAGGTAAAGCCGGTAAAGTTCCGGGGTTTAAGGATTAG
- a CDS encoding PoNe immunity protein domain-containing protein, whose amino-acid sequence MRDSEKDFEYFTRRIEFREKLVDEKLPVAENFPRVEGRPGNASSLCMYTFQICVLRYGRGDAIEEIGPSIWRWVEAKEIESKMISQIPPERKNEKVMHERITLDTVYDALSMMAFAKALHFNAAEMKRLIDAIGHPGEDALIDEGARALGDAQRSVAATCKFPKVYDPLLEVWRCDPAERPAKLLAFSKVWKKKIKPIYWSDSLNGADGAYFGYWCFDMALAAIALNIPDEALRGNPYYPKDLVDAARAK is encoded by the coding sequence ATGAGAGATTCTGAAAAAGACTTTGAATATTTCACCAGGCGGATTGAATTTCGAGAAAAACTAGTGGATGAAAAGCTGCCGGTGGCTGAAAATTTTCCCCGTGTTGAAGGGCGGCCCGGCAACGCATCCAGTCTGTGCATGTATACATTTCAGATTTGCGTCCTTCGGTATGGCAGAGGTGATGCGATAGAGGAGATCGGCCCAAGCATTTGGAGGTGGGTTGAAGCAAAAGAAATTGAAAGTAAAATGATTTCTCAAATTCCGCCAGAGCGGAAGAATGAGAAGGTAATGCATGAGCGCATCACCCTGGATACTGTGTACGATGCGTTATCAATGATGGCTTTCGCCAAAGCGTTGCATTTCAATGCGGCTGAAATGAAGCGTCTCATCGATGCCATTGGCCACCCCGGCGAGGACGCACTGATCGACGAAGGGGCGAGAGCGCTGGGTGATGCGCAACGGTCCGTCGCCGCGACCTGCAAATTCCCGAAGGTCTATGACCCACTGCTGGAAGTATGGCGTTGCGATCCCGCGGAGCGTCCGGCCAAACTGCTCGCCTTCTCCAAGGTGTGGAAAAAGAAGATCAAGCCGATCTACTGGTCCGATAGTTTGAACGGTGCGGATGGTGCTTACTTCGGCTACTGGTGCTTCGACATGGCCCTCGCGGCCATTGCTCTGAATATCCCGGACGAGGCATTGCGCGGCAACCCCTACTACCCCAAGGACCTAGTGGACGCCGCACGGGCCAAATAA
- a CDS encoding PoNe immunity protein domain-containing protein, giving the protein MRDDKKNSEYFSDCIAVTKKARDERMPVAETFHRVESRPIMSAGMCKDAFQICVLQFSRGDALEEIRPNVWDWVKAKEIHSRIVGAIPPERKSEKIMYQRVTLDKVYDALTMMAFARALHFNLSEMQRLFGAIGYFGEDALIDEAARALGDAKRAVAEACKFPKVYDPLLEVWRSDPAERSAKLLAFSKIWKKKIKPIYWSDSLNGAEGAYFGYWCFDVALAAMALGIEDEKLRDNPYYPKDLVDAAREKKWLAQSCTSYRLAQDHGGLWGCSDA; this is encoded by the coding sequence GTGAGAGATGATAAAAAGAATTCGGAATATTTTTCCGACTGCATCGCGGTAACAAAAAAGGCACGCGATGAGCGAATGCCCGTCGCCGAAACATTTCATCGCGTCGAAAGCAGGCCCATCATGTCTGCCGGCATGTGCAAGGATGCGTTTCAGATCTGTGTGCTCCAGTTCAGCCGGGGTGATGCACTAGAGGAGATAAGGCCGAACGTCTGGGATTGGGTTAAAGCGAAAGAAATTCATTCTCGGATAGTCGGCGCTATACCACCTGAGAGAAAAAGCGAAAAAATCATGTATCAGCGAGTGACGCTGGACAAGGTTTACGACGCTCTGACCATGATGGCATTTGCCAGAGCATTGCATTTCAATTTGAGTGAAATGCAGCGCTTGTTTGGTGCGATCGGCTATTTCGGCGAGGACGCATTGATTGATGAAGCAGCGCGTGCTTTGGGTGATGCGAAAAGAGCTGTGGCTGAGGCTTGCAAATTCCCGAAGGTCTATGACCCGCTACTGGAAGTGTGGCGCAGTGATCCCGCGGAGCGTTCGGCCAAACTGCTCGCCTTCTCCAAGATTTGGAAAAAGAAGATCAAGCCTATTTACTGGTCCGACAGTTTGAACGGTGCAGAAGGTGCATATTTTGGCTATTGGTGCTTCGATGTTGCACTCGCCGCCATGGCGCTGGGCATCGAGGACGAGAAGTTGCGTGACAACCCCTATTATCCGAAGGATCTGGTTGACGCAGCCAGGGAAAAGAAGTGGCTGGCGCAGTCGTGTACCAGCTATAGGTTGGCTCAGGACCACGGCGGACTTTGGGGCTGTAGCGATGCGTGA
- a CDS encoding PoNe immunity protein domain-containing protein, protein MRDNKKAAGYFADNISFSTKAMLKRFQDTEEFPRVEGRPGRAHDLVLYALQIVILRYSAGDEIQAIKASVLQWIEARELQQRVLAPLPPKHEDKAMYERITLDTVYDALTMMAFGKALHFNASEMKRLINAIGHPGEDALIDEGARALGDAQRPVAEACKFPKVYDPLLEVWRCDPSERPAKLLAFSKVWKKKIKPIYWSDSLNGADGAYFGYWCFDVALAAIALDIPDEALRDNPYYPKDLVDAARAK, encoded by the coding sequence ATGCGTGATAACAAAAAAGCTGCGGGTTATTTCGCAGACAACATCAGCTTTTCAACCAAGGCGATGTTGAAGCGCTTCCAGGACACGGAGGAGTTTCCGAGAGTCGAGGGGCGTCCAGGAAGGGCGCACGACCTAGTGCTCTATGCCTTGCAGATCGTCATTCTTCGCTATAGCGCGGGCGACGAGATCCAAGCCATCAAGGCGAGCGTTTTGCAATGGATTGAAGCCAGGGAACTGCAACAGCGCGTGCTCGCACCGCTTCCACCGAAGCACGAGGACAAGGCCATGTACGAACGGATCACCCTGGACACGGTGTATGACGCCCTGACCATGATGGCCTTTGGCAAGGCACTCCACTTCAACGCATCGGAAATGAAGCGCCTAATCAACGCCATTGGCCACCCCGGAGAGGACGCACTGATCGACGAGGGAGCGAGAGCGCTCGGTGACGCGCAACGTCCCGTCGCGGAGGCCTGCAAATTCCCGAAGGTCTATGACCCGCTGCTGGAAGTATGGCGTTGTGATCCCTCGGAGCGGCCGGCCAAGCTGCTCGCGTTCTCCAAGGTATGGAAGAAGAAGATCAAGCCGATCTACTGGTCCGACAGCTTGAACGGTGCGGATGGTGCTTACTTTGGCTACTGGTGCTTCGACGTGGCGCTCGCGGCCATTGCTCTGGACATCCCGGACGAGGCACTGCGCGACAACCCCTACTACCCCAAGGACCTTGTGGACGCCGCTCGGGCGAAATAA
- a CDS encoding DUF4189 domain-containing protein, producing MTYMKLLGSLAASMTICCGAAAQTACPVGVAPGSARCGPSGDGGAESAPRPTGEWIKTWGAIATSPSGNGGVSSRQLSEDAARKKALENCKSAGTRDCIVEFVYQNQCVSVVSAPQGNGGVFTSAATIDEAVRLGKAKCAALGKGECAVKVSECSEPVFRKF from the coding sequence ATGACCTACATGAAACTGCTTGGCTCTTTAGCCGCTTCGATGACGATCTGCTGCGGCGCCGCTGCCCAGACGGCGTGTCCGGTAGGCGTTGCCCCCGGCAGCGCGCGCTGCGGCCCCAGCGGAGATGGAGGAGCAGAGTCGGCTCCTCGGCCGACGGGCGAGTGGATCAAAACGTGGGGTGCAATCGCCACGTCTCCCAGCGGCAACGGAGGGGTGAGCTCTCGGCAGTTGTCCGAAGACGCTGCACGCAAGAAAGCGTTGGAGAACTGCAAGAGCGCGGGCACCCGGGATTGCATCGTGGAGTTCGTCTACCAGAACCAGTGTGTTTCAGTCGTGTCTGCGCCGCAGGGCAATGGAGGCGTGTTCACCTCGGCCGCGACGATCGACGAGGCTGTGCGCCTGGGGAAGGCCAAATGTGCAGCACTGGGGAAGGGTGAGTGCGCAGTCAAGGTTTCCGAGTGCTCTGAGCCGGTGTTCAGGAAGTTTTGA
- a CDS encoding TRAP transporter large permease subunit, giving the protein MTIAVFLLSLLGAMAIGIPIAFSLLLCGVALMWHLDMFDAQILAQNLINGADSFPLLAVPFFMLAGEIMNTGGLSKRIVDLALTLVGHVRGGLGYVAIVAACVLSALSGSAVADAAALSALLIPMMVAAGHDKARSGGLIAAAGVIGPIIPPSIGFVIFGVAANLSISKLFLAGIFPGILIAGSLWATWWWQVRKEHVVPPPRRSRGEVWAALRHAGWALMLPLIILVGLRFGVFTPTEAAVVAAVYSLFVAVVIYRELKPSQIYGVFVTAARTTGVVMFLVAAALVSAWLITVADLPGKVVTLLEPFIGSPMLLMVMIMLLVIVVGTAMDMTPTILILTPVLMPVVKAAGIDPIYFGVLFIINNSIGLVTPPVGTVLNVVAGVARIRMDDVIRGVWPFMLAEFAMMFLMVAFPVLVTWPARLLYG; this is encoded by the coding sequence CCTCTCGCTGCTGGGCGCCATGGCGATCGGCATCCCGATCGCGTTCTCGCTGCTGCTGTGCGGCGTGGCGCTCATGTGGCACCTCGACATGTTCGATGCGCAGATCCTCGCGCAGAACCTGATCAACGGCGCCGACAGCTTCCCGCTGCTGGCCGTCCCCTTCTTCATGCTGGCCGGCGAGATCATGAACACCGGCGGCCTCTCCAAGCGCATCGTCGACCTGGCCCTCACCCTCGTCGGCCACGTGCGCGGCGGGCTGGGCTACGTCGCCATCGTCGCGGCCTGCGTGCTCTCGGCGCTCTCGGGCTCGGCGGTGGCCGATGCGGCCGCGCTCTCCGCTTTGCTGATCCCGATGATGGTGGCCGCCGGCCACGACAAGGCGCGCTCCGGCGGCCTGATCGCCGCGGCCGGCGTGATCGGCCCCATCATCCCGCCCTCCATCGGCTTCGTGATCTTCGGCGTGGCCGCCAACCTGTCGATCAGCAAGCTCTTCCTGGCGGGCATCTTCCCCGGCATCCTCATCGCCGGGTCCCTCTGGGCCACCTGGTGGTGGCAGGTGCGCAAGGAACACGTCGTGCCGCCGCCGCGCCGCTCCCGCGGCGAGGTGTGGGCCGCCCTGCGCCACGCCGGCTGGGCGCTGATGCTGCCGCTCATCATCCTGGTGGGCCTGCGCTTCGGCGTCTTCACGCCCACCGAGGCGGCCGTGGTCGCGGCGGTGTATTCGCTCTTCGTCGCGGTGGTCATCTACCGCGAACTCAAGCCCTCGCAGATCTACGGCGTCTTCGTCACCGCCGCGCGCACCACCGGCGTGGTGATGTTCCTGGTGGCCGCCGCGCTGGTGTCGGCCTGGCTCATCACCGTCGCCGACCTGCCGGGCAAGGTGGTCACACTGCTGGAGCCCTTCATCGGCAGCCCCATGCTGCTGATGGTGATGATCATGCTGCTGGTGATCGTCGTCGGCACCGCCATGGACATGACGCCCACCATCCTGATCCTGACGCCCGTGCTGATGCCGGTGGTCAAGGCCGCGGGCATCGACCCGATCTATTTCGGGGTGCTGTTCATCATCAACAACTCGATCGGCCTCGTCACGCCGCCGGTGGGCACGGTGCTGAACGTCGTGGCCGGCGTGGCGCGCATCCGCATGGACGACGTGATCCGCGGCGTTTGGCCGTTCATGCTGGCGGAGTTCGCGATGATGTTTTTGATGGTGGCGTTTCCGGTGCTGGTGACGTGGCCGGCGCGGTTGTTGTATGGATAA